The Sulfurospirillum diekertiae genomic sequence AAAACATTGGTTTCAAACTGTTCTCGTAATACATCTCGTTTGAGGTCTTCCACGGCTCCTGGTTGTCCAAAAGAGGCATTATTAAAGAGTATATCAATGCGACCACCCGTTTGTGAAAGCATCCACGCAAGGGCTACATGTAAACTGCTTGAATCGCAAAGGTCAAGTTTACAAGTATTCAAACCTTCAGCTTGCAAACGCTTCACATCTTCATCTTTACGACACGTTGCAAAAACAGTGTAACCTAACTTTTTAAGCCCATGTGCACAGGTGTAACCGATGCCCGAAGAGCACCCTGTGATGAGAATAGTTTGTGTTTTCATACGCTAAGAATGGTTTCACCTGAGTTGATCCACGAACTAAGCAACTCGCCCGTGTAAAAAACATCAATACCACACGTTTGTAGTGGAGCAGTAATGTCCATCGTGTCAGCGCATTTAAGGCACGCCACGACTTTGACACCGTCGTTTATCATCGCTTCCACTTTGGCTCTTACTTCTGCATCTTCAGTGATTAAACGTTGCGAAGCACCCCAAACAAGCACCTCAACTTCATCCATCCAGCCCTTTAAAATGGCATTGTGCGCATAAAGGCATACCATTAATAAGGCGGTTTCTTTGTTATCCGTTGTCCATAAGATTTTTGCTTTTTTTGACATGATCATCCTTTACATGTAAAGTTGTCAAAGAGGGAGCTCAAAACTTTACATGTAAAGCTTTAAGCAAGAGACATCATATTTTTATAACGCTTTTTAGGCAAAGCCTAAAAAAGCTACGCTAGCCGCTGTGGCACTAAAGCTTGCCTTTACAAGGCAGAGGTTTCTTGCAATTATGCAAGAAACCTACTTAACTTCGAACGTTTCCTCAGGTTTCATTTCGATGATTTTCCAAGGAAGCCCTTGGGTGTTGAGCTCGTCCATAAAGGGTTTTGCATCGAATTGTTCCATATTGAACACACCCTTACCAGCCCATTTACCTTCTAACATCATTTTAGCGCCGATCATCGCAGGCACGCCTGTGGTGTAACTGACCGCTTGCGCACCTGTCTCGCGGTAACACGCTTGGTGATCGCAGACGTTGTAGATGTAGATTTTTCGTTTTTGACCGTCTTTGAGTCCTTCAAATACACAGCCGATGTTGGTAAAGCCAACGGTTCTAGGTCCTAAACTTGCTGGGTCGGGAAGGAGTGCTTTTAAGAGTTGAATCGGCACAATTTTCACACCATCGACTTCCACTTCATCAATGCGCAGCATACCGACGTTTTCCAAACATTTCATGTGCGTGAGGTAGCTTTGACCAAACGTCATAAAGAAGCGAATACGTTTAAGCCCTTTGATGTTTTGAACCAAAGACTCTAACTCTTCATGGTACAGCAAATAACTGTCTTTTGGCCCTACTTCGGGGTAATCCCACACCATTTTCACAGACACTGGCTCAGTCTCGATCCACTTGCCCTCTTCCCAGTAACGCCCTTTGGAGCTCACTTCTCTAAGGTTAATTTCGGGATTAAAATTGGTCGCAAATGCGTAACCGTGATCGCCTGCATTACAGTCTAAGATGTCGATAGAGTTGATCTCATCGAAAAGGTATTGCTGTGCATAGGCACAAAAAACATTCGTCACACCCGGATCAAATCCACTGCCCAAAAGTGCCATAATGCCCGCGTCTTTAAACGCTTTATCTCTTGCCCATTGTTCTTTGTACTCAAATTTTGCGAGATCTGGATGCTCGTAGTTTGCGGTATCAAGGTAAGGTACTTTGGTTTTAATGCACGCATCCATGATGGTAAGATCTTGGTATGGAAGGGCGATGTTCATCACCAAAGCGGGTTTTACTTTTTCGATTAAAACCACCAACGCATCCACATCGTCCGCATCAATCGCAGCCGTTTCAATGTTTACATGTAAAGATTCTTTGATCTCGTTTGCGATTTGGTCGCACTTTGATTTGGTTCTGCTTGCCAAGACGATGTGTGAAAATACCGCGCTGTTCATCGCACATTTTTTGGTGACGACACGACTCACCCCACCCGCGCCAATAATTAATACTGTTGCCATTTTTATCCTTTGAGGTTTCATTATGAGGCTTCTTTAATAAGAGCTATGCACCATAGCCATTATCAAAAAAGCCTGATTTACATTTTAATGTGATTTGATTACGTTTTTATTTCAAGCTTTTAAGCACGATATACGCGAGCTCCAACGCGCGGGCTCGGTGTGAAAACGCTTTTTTGACACTTTCATCCAGTTCACCCAAGGTTTGCTCAAATCCGCAGGGAACAAACATCGGATCGTAGCCAAAACCATTGTTTCCACGAGCCTCTGCTATAGCTTCACCGTGCATCCAGCCATGTACACAAAATTCACCTTTGGCACACACAAGCGCAATCGCTGCCGTGTAAAACGCGGGTGTTTTTGCAAGACCGTTCTCTTTTAAGGTCGCAATCAATTTGGTAAGATTCTCTTTAGCATTCGCATTAATTCCTGCATAACGCGCACTGTAAATACCGGGGATTCCACCTAAGGAAGGCACACTAATGCCGCTGTCATCGCTTAAAACGATGTCGTCTTTACGCTCCAGTTTTTCATACACGGCGCGCGCTTTAATCAGAGCATTTTCTTTAAAGGTTAAGCCCGTTTCATCGATCTCAAAAGCAGGCATAACATCACTGTACGCAACCACTTCGTACTCGCTGATCCATGACTGAAACTCTTTCACTTTTCCTTGATTGGACGTGGCTAAAATAATTCTCAAATGCTGCTCCACAAAACGAAATAAGGCTTTATTCTACCTACTTTTTGTTTAAAACTTCGGTTGCATTATCCAGACTTCCAGCGGTGCTTTGAGCTCGCCTGCTATCCACTGTGCCCTCTCGCCATAGCCCATAAACATATCAGCCCGATTGGGCCCTTTAATGGCACCACCCGTGTCTTGCGCAAAGACAAATTTATCGACTTTGTAGTTAGGCGATTCGCTCTTGACCGCTAAAAGAGAGCCTAGAGGAATATAACTGCGATCTACTGCAACGGAGCGTTCAGGCGTTAAAACCAGTCCTAAACTTCCCGTAGCACGTTGTTCCATTTTGCGAAAGAACACATAGCTTGGATTGGTATTGAGCATCGCGTCAATTTGGTTAGGATGCGCTACTAGCCACGCTTTGATACTCTGTAAAGAGATATCTTCGAGGTTGGTAAAAATGCCACGATTGAACATCTCTCGACCGAGTGATTTGTACGGATGCCCATTGGAGTCCGCATAGCCTATAAAGACGACTTTACCATCTTCAAATTCAACCCTGCCAGAACCTTGCACTTCCATAAAGAAAAGATCGATTTTATCGTCCACATAACAGAGCACTTCGGCATTGATTTTATGCTTTTCAATCTCTGCACGGGTATAGTACGGAAGCATTTTGCCTTTCACGGAGCGTCCACGCATTTTTTTGTCGTGTTCTCCCACAATTGCGACCAAATCTTTGGGTTTTGCATACACAGGATATTTAAAGCGTGCACTTTTTTTCATACTGCCATGCAATAAGGGCTCGTAATACCCCGTCAGCATCGAGCGTTGATCATTAGGCTGAATCTTTTTAAGCTCAAATGAGTTTTGAAAAAAGGCTCTGGCATCTTTTACATGTAACGCTTGTTCACAAACATTCGGATACGCTTTTTTGCTCAGCGGTGCGGCGCAATTTTGGCGAAAAAGCGAAAGAAGTTCATCAAAGTTCTCATGCTCAGCGAGTGCATTAAAGCGTTCATTTTGAGCTTTTACAGAGGTGACAAACGCTTCATCTTGAGGCGTAGGAGCAGATTTTGGAGCACAACCGCTCAACACAAACAGCAGACAGATCAAAAGGGGGAGACTATATCGCATCACAATCCATTAAAAGAGCTTACCCTTAAAGGTATCTCATCATTTTTTTAACTTGTTGAGTCTGGTATAAGCTATTTCGGGCGTATCCGACTCAAAAATGTATCAAAAAATTATAACATAAAACAACCTTGCTCCAAATTCACCCAAAATAATCTATAGAATTTTCAAAGTTTAACAAGGGTAAAATTGTCCTTAATTAATCTTGAGGAATTTTTGCACCCATGTTTAAAACTATTTTTCCCCTTAGCCTTATTATTTCACTCCGTTTCTTAGGTCTCTTCATCGTCCTTCCCGTCCTCTCCGTTTACGCACTTCATCTCGAAGGCTCAAACGAATTTTTAGTGGGTATTACCATCGGTGGATACGCACTCACGCAAATGTTTCTGCAAATTCCTTTTGGCATTTTATCAGACAAAATTGGACGTAAAATTACTATTTTTATTGGACTGGTTGTTTTTCTCGTCGGCTCGCTCGTGTGTGCGTATAGCACGACGATTTATGGACTGATGATGGGTCGTTTCTTGCAAGGTGCAGCAGCCATTGGCGCTGTAGGAACGGCAATGATCAGCGACATGGTCAAAGAAGAGGTACGCGGACATGCCATGGCGATTATGGGTGGCTGTATTGCTGCCAGTTTTGCGATTTCCATGATGTTAGGTTCTGTCATTGGTGGTTATTACGGTGTCGATAAGCTCTTTTTTTATCACCGCTGCCCTCTCTGTTTTGCGATGATCGTGCTTTACACCAAAGTGCCTAACCCTCCCAAAATTATTCACAACTATGGTGCTGATGAGACGCAACTGAGACATATTCTCAAAGACAAGAACCTCATGAAAATGAACATCACCAACATGCTTCAAAAAGGGATGATGACGCTTGCCTTTATGGTCATTCCTATCATCATGGTGCAAGAGTTCGGTTTTGCCAAAAAAGAGCTGTGGATGGTATATCTGCCTGCAATGCTTTGTGGTGTGCTTGCGATGGGACCTTCTGCCATTTTAGGAGAGAAAAAACATAAAGCCAAAGAGATGCTCATGATCGGTGTAGCCCTTTTTGCGATCAGCTACGTCATGATGGGTTATGCGCACAAAGCTCCATGGTTCATCGTAGGTGTGGTTATCTTCTTTATCGGCTTTAATATGCATGAACCGCTCATGCAATCCATGGCAAGCAAATACGCTAAAGTTCACCAAAAAGGTGCGGCTCTGGGTGTCTTTAATACGTTTGGTTACGGTGGAACATTTGTGGGTGGTGTGTTTGGTGGTTATTTCTTGCAACACTTTGGCATTATGGAGATTGCGTGGGTAATCTTCATCATCTGTATTCTCTGGCTCTTTTTGATCGCTAGCCTTAAAAATCCAAGCCATAATAAAAACATCTACTTGCCTTATGGTGAATTTGATATTTCACGTGTAGAACACCTCAAAGGGCTTAAGGGCATTGTTGAGTGGTATCGCAACGAAAGTGAGAAAATCTTGGTCGTCAAATACGATGCCAACCTCACTGACAAAGAGACGATTTTAGCGGTCATTTCCTAATCAGTGAGTTATCTCTCTCTTTTTCTAACAAGTTTCGCATCTGCCACGCTACTACCGGGTGGAAGCGAAGCGCTTTTTGTTTATCTTCTTAGCCTTCATTTAAACCCTTTTTTTTTGCTTCTCATCGCAACGCTGGGCAATACCTTAGGCGCATTTGTCAACTATCTGCTTGGAAAATACGCCACAGACTTTGCACTTCGCAAAAACTATATGAGCGAAAAACACCTCCGAAAAGCCTCGTCTCTTTTTGAAAAATACGGTGCTTGGAGCTTGCTCTTTTCTTGGCTTCCCATCATCGGCGATCCACTCACGTTTGTTGCAGGCGTTGTTCGTTATGAGTGGTGGAAGTTTATTATCATCGTGGGATTTTCAAAATTCGCTCGGTATATTTTTGTCTACCTTGGCTTTTTAGCCATCGCATCGTAAATCCACACACAAAGAAGTCACTTATGAACACACCCATCTCCTGCGAATTTTACGATCAACTCATGGTCGCCATAGAACGTAAAATTCCTTCCACCATTGTCTATCTGGAAAAGGAACAAAGCACTACACTTAAAGGTGTTGTTACAGAATTAAGGATGATCGATTATGAAGAGTTTTTAGTTTTAAAAGGCGGAAAAAAGATCAATCTTCAAACGATTTTTTCGTTTAATGGCAAAAGACATAAAGAGGTTTCGTTTTTACATGTAAAGAAGATTGATGGCACAAAATGATGCCGTATGTACCGATAATTTACAAATCGTTAACTGAAGAGACTTATAATAGATCCAAATAGTTTTAAAATATGAATTTTGGAGCTTCAACAATGTTGTACCCTACTAAATCAAAACTAAACAACCTTTACATCAGCAAAAGTTTTATTATGACGCTAGGCATATTTTCGTTGATCACACCATCACTTTTTGGTGCAGGTTATATCTTACCAAGTGGCACGGTTGTGTATGACAACACGGCAGACCAAACTATCTACAGAGTTGAAAGAGTTTCACCTATGCCTCCTTCTTCACACGTCATCGTAGAAGGTTCCCCTATACAAACAACGACTGTTATGGTTGAAGATAGAGTCGTCACGTACGATCGACCTGTTATTATTAGAGAACGAATCATTGACAGAGGTCCCGTGTATGATGTCGTAGATGTGGCAGGTACCGTCCTCTTTTATGGTCTTTTATACGATGCCATGGGACATGGCTTTTACCATTACGGACCTCATCGACATTATGATCGTTTTGATCATTACAGAAGATAAGTCGACTCAAAAATCCTAAACTTTTAACGGATGCTTTTTTCTTTACATGTAAAGAATTTACCTCTCAAAATTGCGCATATTTTTAAAAAGAGCGCCGCAAAGGTTAAAAGTTTAGCTCCAATCTTTTTCCCCTTAGAAAATCTACAAATTTCACCTAAAGTCCCCTAGAATATAACTTTTTTTCATTCCTAAAATTTAAGGTTTCTTATCTTATCCTACTTCAAGAACCAAATTTAATATTTTTAATCTTTACTATAAGTAATTTTTTTTATTTCTTTCATCTGACATCTAAAGTGTATACCAGGAGGTTATATGTTTAATACGAAGAAGATGATTTTTATTGTTTTGGCGTTAGTCGCTATGCTTTCCATGATTTATCTCACACCTGAGATGCCGGGATTAAATTTTAAAGGGAAAGTCGCGCTTGGTGTTGGTATCTTTGCTATCATCGTCTGGATTTCGCAAGCCCTAGATGATGCACAGAGCGGTTTTTTAATCATTGCTTTTTTAGTGCTTTTTGGGGCAGGAAAAATTGGAGAAGCACTGATCGGCTATTCTTCTACGGGCGTTTGGATTGTTGTTTTAGGTATGATTATGGCGGCGTGTATGGGTGACACAGGACTTTCTAAAAGACTTGCTCTTATCATCGTGAGTAAGATTGGAAAATCGGCTATCAATTTGTATTGGGCAATCTCCTTAGTGACGCTGATTATGACCTTTTTTATTCCTTCTCTTGCAGCAAAAACCCTTTTGGTTTTGCCGATTATCACCTCGATGGGTTTGGCATTTGGTGCAGAAAAAGGGCAAAGTACCCTCGTAAAAGGGTTGATTTATATTGTCACTATCGCAGGAACGATGTACTGCATGGGCATTATGACCTCCCACGCCGCAAACCCCATTTCCGTTAGCCTTATCAAAAATGCAACAGGCGTTGATGTCAGCTGGATGGAGTGGTTTAAAATCGGCATGCCACCCGCTTTACTCATGGGCTTGATTGCAACCTATATCATCATTAAGATGTTTCCACCCGATATTGAAGATATATCCGCTGGTCGCGATGTGATGAATCAACAATTAAGCGACATGGGGAAAATGAGTTCAAAAGAGATTTATGCTTTTGTCATTTTCATCGCAACACTACTGCTGTGGGCAACCGATAAACTGCACGGTCTCAATGCGACCCTTGTTGCTATGCTTGCCGTTGCCGCGATGATCGCCCCCGTTCCTACGCAAGTTATGACATGGAAAGAAGCTGAGAAAAAAGTTCCTTGGAATGTTTTTATTGTGTATGGAGCTGGTTTGTCTATGGGTTCATTGCTCGTTAAAACGGGTGCAGCCGCATGGCTTGCGAGTACATTTTTTCATCCGTTGCTCAGCCTCGATGTCAAACTGCAAGTCGTTATTTTTATCTGGCTGATGCTTGCCCTTCAAGTTTTATTCACAGGTGCGGGGCCTAAAACAACCGCATTGACGCCCGTGGTTATTGCTCATGCCATTGCGGTTGCAGCGCTTCCCGCCAATGCTGGCATGCAAGTCACAGCATTTGTCATTTTAGTCAGTATGAATATGCTTCACCAATACCTACTCCCCGTCTCCAATCTCCCGAACATCATCGGTCTCGCAACGGAAGAGATCACCTCAAGCGAATTGATTAAAGTCGGTGCGATTATGAGTCTCTTTGGTGCGGTATTTTGTACGGTTATGGTTTATACCTATTGGAGTTGGATAGGGCTATTTTGATACGATTAGCTTAAAATTGGGTGTTCCATTAAAGCATCTTACATGCAAAAGAGTTTAGTGGAACGCCATGATATTATAGGTTTTGGCAAGAGATATAAAGAGATTTTAAAGCTTTACATGTAAAACAAAACCTTACTTCATAAACCCATTTTATTCTTTAGGGGGAATCCCTTTTAGAATCATTTTTGCCTCTTCTTTACTCAACGGATAGTCAAAAAAGCGTGTGTAAAAAGCAATAGTCTCTTGTTCGATGTCAAACTCTTTAAATTTTTCAGGGTAAAAAATCTGTGCTGCCCATTGGACTTGCAAAATGGCTTCGGCGCTGTATCTGTCCCAAAAGAACATCCCTTTGGGGTTAATGTAGACTCGTTTGGCTTGGGTTGCGGAAATATTTTTGAACATCGGGTTGTTGAGGAAAT encodes the following:
- a CDS encoding transcriptional antiterminator Rof; translation: MNTPISCEFYDQLMVAIERKIPSTIVYLEKEQSTTLKGVVTELRMIDYEEFLVLKGGKKINLQTIFSFNGKRHKEVSFLHVKKIDGTK
- a CDS encoding MFS transporter — translated: MFKTIFPLSLIISLRFLGLFIVLPVLSVYALHLEGSNEFLVGITIGGYALTQMFLQIPFGILSDKIGRKITIFIGLVVFLVGSLVCAYSTTIYGLMMGRFLQGAAAIGAVGTAMISDMVKEEVRGHAMAIMGGCIAASFAISMMLGSVIGGYYGVDKLFFYHRCPLCFAMIVLYTKVPNPPKIIHNYGADETQLRHILKDKNLMKMNITNMLQKGMMTLAFMVIPIIMVQEFGFAKKELWMVYLPAMLCGVLAMGPSAILGEKKHKAKEMLMIGVALFAISYVMMGYAHKAPWFIVGVVIFFIGFNMHEPLMQSMASKYAKVHQKGAALGVFNTFGYGGTFVGGVFGGYFLQHFGIMEIAWVIFIICILWLFLIASLKNPSHNKNIYLPYGEFDISRVEHLKGLKGIVEWYRNESEKILVVKYDANLTDKETILAVIS
- the mltA gene encoding murein transglycosylase A, encoding MRYSLPLLICLLFVLSGCAPKSAPTPQDEAFVTSVKAQNERFNALAEHENFDELLSLFRQNCAAPLSKKAYPNVCEQALHVKDARAFFQNSFELKKIQPNDQRSMLTGYYEPLLHGSMKKSARFKYPVYAKPKDLVAIVGEHDKKMRGRSVKGKMLPYYTRAEIEKHKINAEVLCYVDDKIDLFFMEVQGSGRVEFEDGKVVFIGYADSNGHPYKSLGREMFNRGIFTNLEDISLQSIKAWLVAHPNQIDAMLNTNPSYVFFRKMEQRATGSLGLVLTPERSVAVDRSYIPLGSLLAVKSESPNYKVDKFVFAQDTGGAIKGPNRADMFMGYGERAQWIAGELKAPLEVWIMQPKF
- a CDS encoding SLC13 family permease, which translates into the protein MFNTKKMIFIVLALVAMLSMIYLTPEMPGLNFKGKVALGVGIFAIIVWISQALDDAQSGFLIIAFLVLFGAGKIGEALIGYSSTGVWIVVLGMIMAACMGDTGLSKRLALIIVSKIGKSAINLYWAISLVTLIMTFFIPSLAAKTLLVLPIITSMGLAFGAEKGQSTLVKGLIYIVTIAGTMYCMGIMTSHAANPISVSLIKNATGVDVSWMEWFKIGMPPALLMGLIATYIIIKMFPPDIEDISAGRDVMNQQLSDMGKMSSKEIYAFVIFIATLLLWATDKLHGLNATLVAMLAVAAMIAPVPTQVMTWKEAEKKVPWNVFIVYGAGLSMGSLLVKTGAAAWLASTFFHPLLSLDVKLQVVIFIWLMLALQVLFTGAGPKTTALTPVVIAHAIAVAALPANAGMQVTAFVILVSMNMLHQYLLPVSNLPNIIGLATEEITSSELIKVGAIMSLFGAVFCTVMVYTYWSWIGLF
- a CDS encoding saccharopine dehydrogenase family protein, with the translated sequence MATVLIIGAGGVSRVVTKKCAMNSAVFSHIVLASRTKSKCDQIANEIKESLHVNIETAAIDADDVDALVVLIEKVKPALVMNIALPYQDLTIMDACIKTKVPYLDTANYEHPDLAKFEYKEQWARDKAFKDAGIMALLGSGFDPGVTNVFCAYAQQYLFDEINSIDILDCNAGDHGYAFATNFNPEINLREVSSKGRYWEEGKWIETEPVSVKMVWDYPEVGPKDSYLLYHEELESLVQNIKGLKRIRFFMTFGQSYLTHMKCLENVGMLRIDEVEVDGVKIVPIQLLKALLPDPASLGPRTVGFTNIGCVFEGLKDGQKRKIYIYNVCDHQACYRETGAQAVSYTTGVPAMIGAKMMLEGKWAGKGVFNMEQFDAKPFMDELNTQGLPWKIIEMKPEETFEVK
- the rdgB gene encoding RdgB/HAM1 family non-canonical purine NTP pyrophosphatase, whose product is MRIILATSNQGKVKEFQSWISEYEVVAYSDVMPAFEIDETGLTFKENALIKARAVYEKLERKDDIVLSDDSGISVPSLGGIPGIYSARYAGINANAKENLTKLIATLKENGLAKTPAFYTAAIALVCAKGEFCVHGWMHGEAIAEARGNNGFGYDPMFVPCGFEQTLGELDESVKKAFSHRARALELAYIVLKSLK
- a CDS encoding YqaA family protein; amino-acid sequence: MSYLSLFLTSFASATLLPGGSEALFVYLLSLHLNPFFLLLIATLGNTLGAFVNYLLGKYATDFALRKNYMSEKHLRKASSLFEKYGAWSLLFSWLPIIGDPLTFVAGVVRYEWWKFIIIVGFSKFARYIFVYLGFLAIAS